Genomic window (Rosa chinensis cultivar Old Blush chromosome 6, RchiOBHm-V2, whole genome shotgun sequence):
CCTGAGATCAGAGATCAATTGGGACAGCTGTTGTCTGCCTATTCGAGTCTTGTAATATTTGGGAATTCATTATTGCTTGGTACCGCAGGTCTGTTTATCATTCTGTGACAGATGTGGCCATATTGAGGTTCATGGTGGAGGCCTGCTGGGGTCCTATGCTGGCCGCATTCAGTGTGACTCTGGACCAAAGTGATGACAGGCTTGCTACTGCTCAATGCTTACTGGGTTTCCGACATGCAATTCATGTTACTGCTCTGATGGGAATGCAGACCCAGAGAGATGCATTTGTCACATCAATGGCAAAGTTTACTTATCTACATAATGCTGCAGATATGCGGCAAAAGAATGTTGACGCTGTGAAGGTATGTTATTCAGTATATCGTGTTGTACTTGTATTTTCCAAAATCTTTTGCAGATATGGATTTTCTTGGAAAATATGTTAATTGTATTTGTATTGATAATATTGAAGAGATTATGAGTGCTTAGATCATTCCAGGTGGAATATAtcattaaattttatttattactTTCAGTTCATGTTAAATGTATGGCCCTCAGTTAGACTTACTGGATTGTCCTTGTATATCAGCTTTACCTAAATATTTACTGTATACAGGCAATAATAGCAATCGCCGTTGAAGATGGTAATCATCTTCAGGAAGCATGGGAGCACATATTAACATGCCTTTCCCGAATTGAGCATCTGCAACTGTTGGGTGAGGGCGCACCTACTGATGCAACCTTTTTCAGTGGATCTAATGTTGAAGCGGATGACAAATCACCAAAGCCTATTGGTTTTGCTTCTCTAAAGAAAAAAGGAACTATCCAGAATCCAGCTGTGATGGCTGTTGTTCGTGGGGGTTCATATGATAGCACTAGTATTGGAATCAACACTTCGGGACTGGTATCTCCAGAACAGATTAATAATTTTATTTCGAATTTGAATTTGCTGGATCAGATTGGGAATTTTGAGTTGAACCATGTATTTGCTCATAGCCAAAGCTTGAACAGTGAAGCCATAGTTGCTTTTGTGAAGTCCTTATGTAAAGTTTCCATGTCAGAATTGCAGTCTCCAACAGATCCTCGTGTTTTCAGCCTCACAAAAATAGTTGAAATAGCGTAAGATTCTTTCTGCATTTCTTATAGGATTCTGCTGCAATGCTATTTTTTTATGAGTAGTCAAAGTCACCAAATTACAAGATCTTCTATTTAAATAGTTTCATGTGATCTTTTCATGTAGAACTTAACCCACCCCCCTCTCTCCCCACGTGTGATATTTTTGGCAGAGTTGATACactagtctctctctctctctctctctatatatatatatatatatatatatatatatctgcatTCTTGACTATTTTTGTGATGATGCGCTTAGCAACTCTATCTGAATACAGAAGTTGGGTGGATCTTGCTAATCAAAACTGAATATTTGTATTTGCAGGCATTATAATATGAACCGCATCAGATTAGTGTGGTCTCGAATATGGAATGTACTGTCAGATTTCTTTGTATCAGTTGGCTTGTCAGAGAATCTTTCAGTTGCAATATTTGTGATGGATTCCTTGCGTCAGCTTGCTATGAAATTCTTAGAGCGTGAGGAGCTGGCAAATTACAATTTCCAGAATGAATTTTTAAGACCATTTGTGATTGTTATGCAGAAAAGCAGCTCTACAGAAATTAGGGAATTAATAGTTCGGTGCATTTCACAAATGGTCCTCAGCCGGGTCAATAACGTGAAATCTGGCTGGAAAAGTGTTTTTATGGTATGTTAAAATCTTTATTTTGTTGTGCTGCCTGTTAAACTCAGTTGGTGTGAACAATCATTTAAAGATTTGTGACTGGCAAACTGTTCAAATCCTTTTAGCATCAGTAGTACCTTAGTATCTGTATGCTTTAATGTTAGCTTAATATATCAAGGTAAGCTTGGGTATATTTATGCAGAGCTTGttagttttatgtagttatTTGCAAAACTTTGATCATGGAGCATGCCGAAGTATAGTTGTCTGGTATTTCATCTAGTTACTTCATCAGTTGATTGTTTAAAGTTgtcctctttttccttttattttctttttcttttaggttCTAGTAAAGGTGAACAAGGCATACCAATCAGCTGATATTTCCGCTTTAAATAACCAAGAGGATTAACTTCCCCCTTTGTAAAATGCATTGACTATAATGTGATGTTGTTCTGTTGTCAGGTTTTCACAATTGCTGCTGCTGATGAGAGGAAAAATATAGTCTTGTTGGCCTTTGAGACCATGGAAAAGATAGTCAGAGAGTATTTCCCTTACATAACTGAGACAGAGACATTGACTTTTACTGATTGTGTTAGATGCCTCTTAACCTTCACAAATAGCAGATTCAATAGTGATGTTAGCCTCAATGCTATTGCATTTCTGCGTTTCTGTGCCGTCAAACTTGCAGAAGGAGGCCTTGTTTACAATAAGAACAGTGAGATTGGTGGTTCTTCAAGTCCTAGCGCAAGTGAAGGTGCTTCAACTGTTGAGAATTTCAATGATAAAGATGATCATACATCATTTTGGGTTCCATTGCTAACAGGTATATTTTAAAGCTGTTTTTTGAGAAAGTGCTACAATCTCTTAGCATTGTAGATCGCACTACTACAGATGCACATGCAACTTTGCCACTTAACATGCACCCAAGCTTCAGCTAGATTACCTTCTTAAGCCATAGGCAtatgaaaaattaataaattattatgTGATTGTTGGGAGGGAATTTGACCAGAAGGATCATAGTATGCTTAAAGGGCTAAAATTCATCAATAGCATGATCTTCAAATTTTATGAAAAAACATAGCCTTGCCTAAATATTTCAGCTTTCATAAGATTGATATTCTGTTATTATTGCAGGTTTGTCCAAACTAACATCTGATCCTAGATCAGCTATCAGGAAAGGATCCTTGGAAGTTCTTTTCAACATTCTAAAGGACCATGGTCATCTTTTCTCACACCTGTTTTGGACTGCGGTTTTCAATTCTGTTATTTTCCCCATATTTAATGGTGTCAGCGATAAGAAAGATACAGACATGAAAAATGACCAGTCCTCGCCAATTTCGATGTCCCCACGTCCTGAAGGAAGTACATGGGATTCTGAAACTTCAGCTGTTGCGGCGGATTGCCTCATAGATCTGTTCGTCAGTTTCTTTGATGTTGTTAGGTCTCAACTACCAAGTGTGATATCCATTCTGACAGGACTCATCAGAAGTCCCATTCAGGGTCCTGCTACTGCAGGAGTTGCTGCATTAATGCGTTTGTCTAGTGAGGTGGGTGGAAGGCTTTCAGAAGATGAATGGAGAGCAATTTTTCTGGCTTTAAAGGAGGCTGCCACATCTGCAGTGCCTGGATTTTTGAAGGTCTTGAGAACCATGGATAATGTCAATGTTCCTGGTCTTTCTGAATCTTTTAGTGATATCGATATGTCGTCTGATCAGGGGTACTCAAATGAGGATCTTGAGGATGATAATTTGCAAACAGCTTCATATGTGGTTTCAAGAATCAAGAGTCATGTTTCTATGCAGCTACTCATCTTACAGGTTTCCTTTCTCCCCTTGTATTAATACAGATTTTTTGCTTAGTTTGATTTCTTGTGGAACTTCTTTTAATGAAGGCAACAAGATTTGATTTGGTTTTAAAAGTATGATACCAAATATCAATAACAGCTAGCTGTACCCTAGTATATGCTTTAGCCTTGATATTACTAGTAATCTTTTCCATCATGTTCCAAAAATACTGCGACTAAGTAGCTAAATTTAGATAGTGAACTATATCTGTGTGAACTTTTACTTGTAAACACAATTGGACTGCTAATgcgatttttctttttaatatgtcatttcattttcttgtcctttttcttttcaggtCGCTGCTGATTTGTACAAAATAAACCTAGAAACTTTGTCAGCTGCTAACATTGCAGTTCTTCTTGAAGTATATTCTCTTGTGGCATCGCACGCTCACCAACTGAACTCTGAGACAATTCTGCAGAAGAAGCTGGAAAAAGTGTGTTCCATCCTAGAACTCACTGCACCACCTATTGTTCATTTTGAGAATGAATCTTACAAAAACTATCTTAACTTCCTCCAAAACGCACTTGTGGATAATCCATCTCTTTCCAAGGAAATGGACATAGAAGCTAAACTTGTGGCAGTCTGTGAAAACATATTGCAGATATACCTAAAGTGTACTGAGCTTCAATCTTCTGAGCAGAAGCCTACCGGTCAGCCAGTTTTGCACTGGATTCTTCCTTTGGGTACAGCAAAAAAGGAGGAATTGGCTACCAGGACTTTCTTAGCTGTCTCTTCATTGCAGGCATTGAGTGGTTTGGAAAAGGTTTCATTTAGGAGGCACGTTTCTCAGTTATTTCCTCTGTTGGTAGATCTTGTTAAGAGTGAGCACACTTCTGGAGAAGTTCAACATGTTCTAAGCAACATATTCCAGTCATGTATAGGCCCAACAATAATGGAATGACTTTATATGACTATTTTATTAGTGATATACTTCCGCATACCATCAGAGTCACAATCTTCTTGTATAACCGGCTGGAGTACAGTGCCATATCATCCATTTCTATTAAATTTTGTGGTATATACCAAGGCTGGGTTTCCCACCTCCTTTTCCCCCTTTCACCTGTCTTTTGAAGAATGTACGATCTGAAATGCTAGtaatatctatatctatatactCAAGAGTATCTGTAGTGTTTTTTGAATAAAACCAAGCAATACGTTATTACGTTTCCAGAATCGAACAAAAGTCTTACACAATGCATGCCATGGATACAGGATGACCTAGCTGGCACCCTTATTTTGATACAAATAAACATACATTTTCAAACAATGTAAAGTTAATACTCTCCGTCCCATAACTCGTCAAGGGACTTGTATGGGCCAGTAGCCGTCACCATCTCTTCTCGAAGCATCATTTTGCGCTGTGGGATTTGACTGATCTTGTCAAGATCCTCTTGTGTTAGTTCCCAGTCGAACACCTGCATATTATGCTTCAACCTCTCCTTGTTGTAGCTCTTCACTGCAAGTGTTGCTCCTACCTGGTAAACCCATCTAATGCAGACCTGAGCAACAGTCTTTCCCCGAGCCTCAGCGATTTCATTAAGCACTTTGCTTTCGAGAACATGATTGGTACCCCAACTGGTTCCTATGGCACCCAATGGGGAGAAGGCAGTCACAACTATACCATTGGCTTTGCAAAAGTCCCTGAGCTTCTTTTGTTGCCAAAATGGGCTCATCTCAACTTGATTGACAGAAGGAGGAATAGTAGCAAAAGAGAGCAAATTGTGAGTCTTTTTGGTAGAGAAATTGCTGATTCCAATGGATTTGGTGAGGCCACGTCTCTGAGCTTGTTCCATGGCTGCCCACACACCCTTGAAGTCCATCGGCATTTGGTCCTTCTCCTCGAGAAAGTGACTCAATTTCCCAGGCGTGGCACTGATGGGCCAGTGGATCAGATACAGATCAAGGTAATCCAATTGAAGATTCCCAAGGGATTTGTTTAGAGCAGGAAGAACCAAATCAGGGTGAGCATCATTAGGCCAAAGCTTGGAAGTAATGAAGAGCTCGTCTCGAGAAGCCACGAGGCCGAGTTTGAGTGCTTGGGCTATGGCTTCTCCCAGACTCTGCTCCGAGCCGTACAGGGAAGCCGTGTCGAAGTGGCGGTAACCGAGCTTGATGGCCTCGAGAACAGCTTCTATCAAAACCTCTGGTTGTAAATTGTTGGATGCTGTGCCGAAGCCAAGCACAGGCATGGTCCTGCGGCCATTGGAGGATTCAAGAACGACCACTGGGATTTGGGTTGCTGCCATCTCGATCAATTTTGCTGAAAGCTGGCTTCTTTTTGGTGAGTTGAGGGATTAAGACCGTGGATTTATAGATTTCGGGTCTTCTTCAGTCAAGGAGAGAATGAAACTCTCTCGACTCTTCTACCTGGAAAGTTTCGTCATTGCTCACGTATGCCAGTCTAGGTGGCCGAGGAGGGACCCAAGTGTGGTTACTGGCTTTACAACTTCATAAGAGTATCTATAAAAGCAAGTTCATAGATTGTTGGATGCTGTGCCGAAGCCAAGCACAGGCATGGTCCTGCGGCCATTGGAGGATTCAAGAACGACCACTGGGATTTGGGTTGCTGCCATCTCGATCAATTTTGCTGAAAGCTGGCTTCTTTTTGGTGAGTTGAGGGATTAAGATCGTGGATTTATAGATTTCGGGTCTTCTTCAGTCAAGGAGAGAATGAAACTCTCTCGACTCTTCTACCTGGAAAGTTTCGTCATTGCTCACGTATGCCAGTCTAGGTGGCCGAGGAGGGACCCCAGTGTGGTTACTGGCTTTACAACTTCATAAGAGTATCTATAAAagtaagttcacccgttgggtcaccaggtcacccaccATTCATTATTTTTTAGTGTTATTTTCACCATCTGGGTCACAAGTatagtgtatttcgtgccctgggtcaccctGGATCACTTTCTGGGTtaccatggtgacctgcacagtgtattacgtgccctgggtcacgggcacagtgtatttcgtgatccagaaaataaaaatatacactaaaaaacagtgaatagtaggtgatccggtaacccaacgggtgaacttgctccaAGAGTATCTATAATTGGTTTTGTGCGGACAGTTATGAAATGAAGCATCAGCATTTGATTACAAATTTACCGCACAACTTTTGGCATGgtatgtcataaaaaaaaaacaacttttgGCATGGTAGGTAATATGACCTGGATACTGGCTTAATCATTCTTGCGCTTCTTGTGTTCATTTCTGTTTGCAGATTATCTCATTAACTGAATGAAAAATATGTACCATGTATAATTCTAGTTCTCACATTTAAGTTTCTCATGGCCGGGGGACCCCTTCACATGTACATTCCCAGAAGAGTGTTGCTTAAAACTACGTTTGAAAAAGGAACCACAACAGAGTTTTTGCATAGTTTACCAAATATGAAGAACAGTTGTTTTTCAAATTGAGTTCCAATGTACTAACAGGAGATACAAAAATTTACAAAGGAAAAGACAATAAAGAATGCAGGGGACCTGAACAGAGGCCCCCTCAGTTATATCATCTAACTTCTGCTGGAAGCTTTGCCTAAGAGCCATCTACTCTCAAGGCTTTTAAACCTCGGCATCTTGAAGATCTTATGCGGCAGCAACAGCAGTGACATCCTTGCTAGATCTGTTGTACTTCATGTGGCTCTTAACAAGTTGTCCAGCAGCAATGGCAGACATGAGAGACAGCTCTCCAGCAAGAACAGCACCTGCTACAACACTTGCTAACTGCCTTGCGTTTGATCCTGGTGCCTCTCTGTTGGCACCCTTCACTCCGAGCAAATTCAAGCAAGCCGACTGCGATGCCAGTTGGGTACCTCCTCCTACTGTGCCGACCTCAATAGAAGGCATGGTCACTGAGACGTGAAGATCCTTGGCATCATTGATGGCTTCCATCATGGTGATACAGTGAGAACTCTCGATGTTCTGAGCTGGATCTTGACCAGTGGCTAGGTAGA
Coding sequences:
- the LOC112169393 gene encoding LOW QUALITY PROTEIN: brefeldin A-inhibited guanine nucleotide-exchange protein 1 (The sequence of the model RefSeq protein was modified relative to this genomic sequence to represent the inferred CDS: inserted 1 base in 1 codon): MSASQTLGGVSRAGRLLGPSLDKIIKNAAWRKHSHLVSACKSALDKLDSLSDSPLNDPNSPIVGFLFPDAESVLXPLLLAVDSAHAKVVEPALECAFKLFSLGLFRGQIDAAAPKFVLFKLIDSVCKCGGLGDEAIELAVLKALLAAVRSPLVAIRGDCLVSIVRTCYNVYLGGLNGTNQICAKSVLAQIMVIVFTRVEADAMYVTISRVSVSELLEFTDKNLNEGSSIMFCQNFINEVMEASYGGPDSIKMAAPAPRRLQNGNAAAGRGESGAGESNDEAESGEGGGSSKIRDDGFLLFKNLCKLSMKFSSQEYSDDQILLRGKILSLELLKVVMDNGGPIWLSNDRFLNGIKQFLCLSLLKNSALSVMAIFQLQCSIFTSLLSKFRSGLKAEIGIFFPMLVLRVLENVLQPSFLQKMTVLNLLEKISQDPQIIIDIFVNYDCDVDSPNIFERIVNGLLKTALGPPSGSTTTLSPVQDITFRHESVKCLVNIIKSMGAWMDRQRLGDSYLPNTNESDTTSEKTENQLTLNGEEGTALDNELHPEGSSDAATLEQRRAFKLELQKGISLFNRKPSKGIEFLISTKKIGGSPADVASFLKNNTAGLNETMIGDYLGEREEFCLKVMHAYVDSFNFKGMDFGEAIRFFLRGFKLPGEAQKIDRIMEKFAERYCKCSPNSFTSADTAYVLAYSVIMLNTDAHNIMVKDKMTKADFIRNNRGIDDGKDLPEEYLGALYDQIVKNEIKMKADSSVPQSKQENSFNKLLGLDGILNLVTGKQTEEKALGANGLLIKDIQEQFKAKSGKSESVYHSVTDVAILRFMVEACWGPMLAAFSVTLDQSDDRLATAQCLLGFRHAIHVTALMGMQTQRDAFVTSMAKFTYLHNAADMRQKNVDAVKAIIAIAVEDGNHLQEAWEHILTCLSRIEHLQLLGEGAPTDATFFSGSNVEADDKSPKPIGFASLKKKGTIQNPAVMAVVRGGSYDSTSIGINTSGLVSPEQINNFISNLNLLDQIGNFELNHVFAHSQSLNSEAIVAFVKSLCKVSMSELQSPTDPRVFSLTKIVEIAHYNMNRIRLVWSRIWNVLSDFFVSVGLSENLSVAIFVMDSLRQLAMKFLEREELANYNFQNEFLRPFVIVMQKSSSTEIRELIVRCISQMVLSRVNNVKSGWKSVFMVFTIAAADERKNIVLLAFETMEKIVREYFPYITETETLTFTDCVRCLLTFTNSRFNSDVSLNAIAFLRFCAVKLAEGGLVYNKNSEIGGSSSPSASEGASTVENFNDKDDHTSFWVPLLTGLSKLTSDPRSAIRKGSLEVLFNILKDHGHLFSHLFWTAVFNSVIFPIFNGVSDKKDTDMKNDQSSPISMSPRPEGSTWDSETSAVAADCLIDLFVSFFDVVRSQLPSVISILTGLIRSPIQGPATAGVAALMRLSSEVGGRLSEDEWRAIFLALKEAATSAVPGFLKVLRTMDNVNVPGLSESFSDIDMSSDQGYSNEDLEDDNLQTASYVVSRIKSHVSMQLLILQVAADLYKINLETLSAANIAVLLEVYSLVASHAHQLNSETILQKKLEKVCSILELTAPPIVHFENESYKNYLNFLQNALVDNPSLSKEMDIEAKLVAVCENILQIYLKCTELQSSEQKPTGQPVLHWILPLGTAKKEELATRTFLAVSSLQALSGLEKVSFRRHVSQLFPLLVDLVKSEHTSGEVQHVLSNIFQSCIGPTIME
- the LOC112169395 gene encoding non-functional NADPH-dependent codeinone reductase 2, translated to MAATQIPVVVLESSNGRRTMPVLGFGTASNNLQPEVLIEAVLEAIKLGYRHFDTASLYGSEQSLGEAIAQALKLGLVASRDELFITSKLWPNDAHPDLVLPALNKSLGNLQLDYLDLYLIHWPISATPGKLSHFLEEKDQMPMDFKGVWAAMEQAQRRGLTKSIGISNFSTKKTHNLLSFATIPPSVNQVEMSPFWQQKKLRDFCKANGIVVTAFSPLGAIGTSWGTNHVLESKVLNEIAEARGKTVAQVCIRWVYQVGATLAVKSYNKERLKHNMQVFDWELTQEDLDKISQIPQRKMMLREEMVTATGPYKSLDELWDGEY